From the Candidatus Binatia bacterium genome, the window AAAAATCCACATGCCAAGATTGGCTGCACCGAATTGCTGCTCGATATCATCGAATTGGTGTTCGAGATGGGAGGTTGAAGGCGCACTCATGCCTTGCTCTCCTCGGCTGCAGCCAACTCTGCATCCAGATGCCGATAGTCATAGGCCTCATCGGTCACCACGGGAGTGGTATGGAAATTTTCGGTTGGCGGCGGCGACGGTGTCTGCCATTCCAGCCCGGCCGCGCCCCATGGGTTCGCCGAAGCGCGCGGGCCGTAGCGCATCGAGTAGGCCAGGTAACAGAGAGGAATCAGGTAGCCGACACCCAGAATCGAGGCGCCCGCCGTCGAAAAGACGTTCAGCACCTGAAACTCGTCCGGGTAGACGTGATAGCGACGCGGCATGCCAAGATAACCCAGAATGAACTGGGGGAAGAAGGTCAGATTGAAGCCGAGGAATACGAGAATGGCGCTGACTTTCGCGAGGGCCTCCGAGTAGAGCCTTCCGGTGATCTTGGGCCACCAGAAGTGCAGCGCGCCCAGATACGCCATCAGCGCGCCCCCCACCATGATGTAATGAAAGTGGGCGACGATGAAATAGGTGTCGGTCAGGTGAACATCGACCGCCAGCGCCGCGAGAAACAAGCCCGTCAGCCCGCCGATCGTGAACAACCCGATGAAGCCCAAAGCATAGATCATCGGTGCCTTGAGAGTGATCGAGCCACGATAGAGGGTCGCGGTCCAGTTAAACACCTTCACCGCCGAGGGAATCGCCACGGCAAAACTCAGGAAAGAAAATATCAGACCCGCATTGGTCGACTGGCCCGAAACAAACATATGATGGCCCCAGACCAGAAACCCGAGCAACGCGATTGCCAGACTCGAGATCGCCACGAATTTGTAGCCGAAGATGCGGTTGCGGGAGAAGCAGCAGATGATCTCGCTGACCACACCCATCGAGGGCAGAATCATGATGTAGACCGCCGGATGGGAGTAGAACCAGAACAAGTGCTGGAACAGGATCGGATCGCCGCCCAAGGCTGGATCGAAGATTCCGATGTCCAGGCTGCGTTCGGCCGCTACCAACAGAATCGTGATGGCAATGACCGGAGTTCCGAGGATGAAGATGATGCTGGTGGCATATTGCGACCACACAAAGAGCGGCAGTCGGAACCACGTAAGGCCCGGCGCACGCATCCGGTGAATCGTGACCAGAAAATTGATTCCGGTAAGAATTGACGAAAAACCCGAAACAAAAATTCCCATGGCGGTCATGGTCACATTCGTGTTGGAGCCTTCTGTGCTGTAGGGCGTATAAAAAGTCCAGCCCGTGTCGACGCCACCAGTGAGCATCGCCCCCAGCGCCAGAGCGGCACCGAGCAGGTAGATATACCAACTAGCAAGGTTCAGGCGGGGAAACGCCAGGTCCTTGGCCCCGATCATCAGCGGCAGCAGAAAATTCCCCATCACGGCCGGAATCGACGGCACCAGAAAAAAGAAGATCATGATGATGCCGTGCGCGGTGAACATCTTGTTGTAGGAATCGTCACCCATCAGATCCCCGACAGGTGTCAACAACTCGAGTCGGATTCCCAGCGCAGCGAGCCCCCCGAGAACAAACATCCCGGTCAGCGTAAAGAGATAGAGCAAGCCGATTCTTTTATGATCGCGGGTCAGCAGCCACGAGCGCACGCCGTATTCGGCATTGAGATAGTTCTCTTCTTCGACTTCCGGCGGCATCAGATCCGGCATCGGCACCCCATCGAGCAGCCGTGGTGTCACATCCATGGTGTTTCCTCGTTTTCCTCGATAGCTTCTGCGACCGGAGAGACCCCGGCCGCAGCGTCACCGGACTCGAGAGAGTTGATATAGGCGATCAGTTCGAGAACACGATCCTCAGTTAATTGGCCCTGAAAGCTCGGCATCACGGGATCCCATCCATCGCGAACCACCGCCAGAGGCTGGAGGATCGACTGGCGCAAATAGGTGGCGTCAGCGACCCGCATCGTCCCGTCGGGCATGCGAATCTGCGAACCTGCCAGTCCTCGCAAGGAAGGGCCTCGACTGCCGTCCCCTTCGCCGTGGCAGGAGGCGCAACCGAGTTCGGCAAAGGCTTCCTCACCAGCTTCCGCCATCGACAAGCGGGAGCCACCGCGCTCCGTGCTCCCCAGCCAGGCTTGGTAGTCGGCTGGCTCCATGACCACCACTTTGCCGATCATTCGTGCATGCTGGGTTCCGCAGAATTCCGAGCAGAACAAATGGTATTCGCCCGTCTTGGTCGCCTCGAACCAGAACTCCGAATATCGCCCGGGGACAGCATCCTGCTTCACCCGGAAGGCAGGCACGAAAAAGCTGTGAATCACGTCTTCCGACGTCATCGTGATCTTCACGGGGCGACCGACAGGAATATGAAGCTCGTTGATTTCGCGACGGCCTTCCAGATGTTGGACTTTCCACATCCAACGCTTGCCAACCGCGAAGATCTGCATGGAGTCTGCTGGCGGTGTCCGCATCTCCAAAAAGACGACGGCTCCCCAGACGAACATGACCATGGAGATCAGGAAGGGAATTCCGCTCCACAGGATCTCCAGACTGAGAACGCCGTCGCTTTCGGGGTGTTCGCGCCCTGTCTCGCGGCGGCGGTAGCGGATGACGAAGAACAGAATCATTCCGGCAACCGCAAAGCTGAACCCGGCACTGATCGCGGCGATGAACCAGTAGAGTTGATCTACCGATCCCGCGATCGTGGAGGCAGCCTCCGGCAGCAGGCGAAAACGGGAGATCATCAGAGAGGCCCCTTTCGACCTCGACGACGCTCGCGCCACAGAGCACCGCCGATGAGACAACCCATCAGCCCGATTGTCGCGGCAGCCATCCCTCGCATCGAGAGCAGTGTCAGTCGATTATATTGGCCGGCGTCCGGGTCGTAAGAGAAGCAGAACAACAAGATCTGGTCGGCGAAACTACCGAGACGCTCTTGTGCCGACTCCACCAGAGCGAGACGGAGATCTCGTGGGGAAGGCTCGATGCCAAAAAGATATCGCGAAATCTTGCCGGAGGGTGTTGTCACAACGACCCCCGACGGGTGCGCGAATTCGCCGCTTTTTTCGTCCCGCGCCACGCGCAGACCGATGGCTTCATTCAACGTCTTGATGGCCGCCGCTTCGCCCGTCAGGAACCGGATATCATCTCGTCCTCGGTCATGACCGTAGCGCTTCAGGGCATCCTCGCGCTGGGTACGGGCCTCGGCTGGCCCATCTTCCTCGTTAAAACTGTAGACGATCACCTGGTATTCCGAGCTCGCGTCGAAGGCGAGAACTCTGACGGCCCGCATCAATCCGGCGATCGTCATCGGACAGAGCATCGGGCATCCGTAGTATGCAGGAAGCAGGACCACCGGACGCCCATCGAGAACGCTGCCCAGCGAAACCTCCTCGCCCTCCTCGTCCCGCACCATCAGATCCAGAGGAAGATCCTCGCCGATGCGCTGATCGAAGCCGACCTCCCGGATCGCGGCGGGCAAAACGCCCGCAGGCGGAGCGGCGGCCTCGTCGGCGAGGGTCGGCCGGCTTCCGGGCTCCATGGCCTCGGACGGGGAGCACCAAATCACGAGCGATATGATCAAGAAAACGCGTAAGACCTTCATTTTCTGCTCCCTTGTTTCTGGCCCGTTCCCGCCTCGGCAACCACCCCGTCCAACGTCATCTGCATGGCCCGCTCGAGCGGCACACGAACGATCCCTGCCTTCGGGTCCACCCATGCATATGAAGTCAGATGCTCATGCTCGGCCGCCCGCAGCCTCTCGATATCTCGATCCGGATTCACCTGAAGTCGGGGACCTGAAGGCAGGCTCCGGCCGGGCCATGCGATCGCATCCGAGCCTTCTCGGCCATCCAGCACGCGACCTTGCAACCAACCTTCCATCGCCGTGGGTGCAGCCCAGGCAAGAAACAGAACCACTACAAAAACGACGCTCCCGATCACCAGAGGGCGACCCGCCATCTCGTCTTTCTCATGACTCATGGAGAAGCCTCCTCGAGGGAAACATCATGCAGCGGCACAAGCGGGTGGCTGGCCAAACCCACGAAGAACCACCAAACCCAGATACCACCGAGTGCCACAGGCATGACGATATCCAGCGGGTGAATCGACAGACCCGATTTTGACCAAGCGGGCACGACCAGCCAGATCAGCTCCACCCACCGACAAAAGAGCAGCCACAGGGCCATGGTGGCGAGAATCTTCCGGTTGCTCTTCGCGCCGCGGCCCAGAAGAACGACAAAGGGGATCACGAAATGGAACACCATCAGAAAAACAGCGAGCCACCACCACCCTCCCGTCGAGCGCACCAGATACCAGGGGATTTCCTCGGGGTTGTTGGCTGACCAGATAATCAGAAGCTGGGACAGCCCCAGATAGGCCCAAATCATCACGAAAGCGAAAAGAAAACTGCCCAGATCCCGAAGCTGGCGGGATGCCAGCAAACGCCCGAAATCCCCGCCACGGTCAAGCCACAGGACTACCGGAATCGTGAACGCGAACGCGGCGAGCCCCTGCGCGGCAATCAGAAGCAGGCCGAAGACCATCGAGAACCAATGCGGCTCGAGAGACATCACCCAATCGACCGCGGCAAACGACATGGTCAAAGCGTAGAGGATCAACGCGCCTCGGCTCAGATACTCGAGTCGATCCGGATGAAGCGCCGAACCCTCCAGATCCTCGCGAATCGACCAATGGGTCAAAAACCAGCCGAGGCCGATCCAGGCGGCAAAATACAGAACCCCGCGTGCGTAGAAGAAAGGGAGGTTCAAGTAGGGCTGCTTGGCTTGCAGGATCGGATCGTGCGCGACATGCGCGGGATCCGCCCATTCGTAGAGGAAGGGCGCACCCACGGCGACGGGGATAAAAAAGATGGCCAGCAACGGTAACGTCCGCACTGCGGCCTCCAACGGCCGGCGTATCATCGCGCTCCAGCTTCCACCCGCGACGTGGTGCAGGGAGAGAATCCCCATCGAACCAAGAGCGATTCCCAACCAGAAGAGAAATCCGATCAAATAGGAACGAATGGCCTGAACCGGGTCAAGAAAGGCGCCGGCGATCGCAACAGCACATCCCACCAGACCCACGATCAAGGCTTGCTTCGAAAAACGAATTTGCGGATCGTCAGATCCAATCCGGAAATCCGGCACTGCGTTTCCGCTTGTCATCGCAAACCCCCTTCGAGCTGCGCCAGCTCGTTTGGGGATAGTTGATCGACATTCGCGTGTTGGCTCAGTTGCAGTGCGCGCAGATAGGCTACAATCGCCCATCGGTCCGGAAGCGTTACCTGCGCTCGGTAGGCGGGCATTACCCCGTAACCATTGGCGATCACGTCGTAGAGATAACCGTCGGCAGCTTCGAGGAGTCGAGGCTCGAACAGCGAAGGCGGACGGCGGTAGCCGCGCTGCACGATCATCCCGTTACCGTCGCCAATCGCCCCGTGGCACGGCGAGCAATAGATGGCGTAACGCTCCTGGCCTCGCAGCAATAGATCCTCATCGAGCGTCCGCGGGTTGGCGACAACCCAGGCGCCGTCGATCTTGCCCTCGGTATATCCGGGCCTATCCAGAATCATATCGCGAGAGACGACGCCAGGCTCCAGCGGACGCACGGAAGTGCCGTTTGCAAAAAATTTACTCGGGCTATTGGGCTCGAGTCGAGGCTGGTCGTGCATATCCTGGCGGCAACCCGCGATGAGCAGAACCGCGAACGCGCCAAGGATCCATCTCCCCTTAATCATCCACCACCTCCACGCTCGAGGCACCGAGCTCGTTCATCAATTCCGGAGTATCCGGGACAGAGAACTTTGGATCGCGGGCCTCGATCGACAGGAAAAAGGCATCCTGGCTCGCCAGTGCGAAGCGAGAGGAATTAAAGACTGGATGGTGCGGACGCGGCAGGCCGTTGAGCGCGAGCATTCCGAACACGGCGGTCAGTGCCCCGAAGAGGATCGTGCACTCAAAAATAACCGGCAAGAAGGCGATGATACTGTTGAGAGGTCGCCCACCGACGTTCAGCGGGTAGTCGATCACCGAAGTCCAATACTGCAGACCGAAACCGCCAAGCCCTCCGATAATAGCCCCAATCAGAACCAGCGCTGGCAGGCGCGAATGATGATGACCGAGGGCCTCGGATATCTCCTCGATCGGGTAAGGCGAGAAGGCATCCAGTACCTCATAGCCCTCCTCGCGAGAGCGCTCGATTGCGTGCAGGAGTGAGGAGGACGTGGGAAATTCCGCCACCAAGCCCCAGGGCGAGATCCGTTTACTCATCTTCGGACTCCTTGGCCGTGCCGGCCTCCGGTACGATGGTCTTCATCTCGAAGATCGAAATCATGGGCAGGAAACGGATGAAGAGCAGGAGCAAGGTTCCGAAGAGCCCGAAAGATCCGGCGTAGGTGGCCAGATCCCAAAACGTCGGCGAATAGAGCCCCCAGGACGAGGGCAGGAAATCATTGGACAGACTCGTAACCACGATGACGTAGCGCTCGAGCCACATGCCGATATTGATCACGATGGCCACGAACAGAAGCGCTCGGGTATCGCGTCGAACTTTGCGGAACCAAAGAGCCTGCGGCACCAAAACGTTGCATAAGATAAGTGCCCAGTACGAGGAGCTATAAGGCCCCTCAAAGCGAAGCTTCATCATTGTCTCTTCGAAGATATTCGCGCTGTAGAAGGCGAAAAATGCCTCCATCATGTAGCCGTAGGCCACGACCAGCCCGGTCGCGAGCATGACTTTCGCCATATTATCGAGGTGCTTGATGGTGATGAAGGACTGCAACCCGTAGGCGCGTCGCAAGGGGATTGCGATTGTGGCCACCATCGCAAATCCGGAGAAGACAGCGCCGGCAACGAAATACGGTGGGAAAATTGTCGCGTGCCATCCCGGAACCACCGAGATCGCGAAGTCAAAACTCACAATCGTATGCACCGAAACCACGAGCGGCGTCGAGAGACCGGCGAGCAGAAGGTAGGCCGTCTCGTAGCGATGCCAATGTTCGGCAGAGCCGCGCCATCCGAGCGCCAGAGTGCCGTAGATTTTTCGACCCGCGACGCTCTCGGAACGGTCCCTCAGGGTTGCGAAGTCCGGAATCAAGCCGACAAACCAGAACATCAGCGAGACCGTGGCGTAAGTCGTCACGGCGAAGACGTCCCAGATCAGGGGTGAGCGAAAGTTCGGCCACATCCCCATCGTGTTCGGATAGGGAAACAGCCAATACCCGAGCCAGGGACGACCCAGATGCAGAATTGGATAGAGCCCCGCTGACGCCACGGCGAAAAGTGTCATCGCTTCTGCAAATCTGTTGATCGAGGTCCGCCATTCCTGGCGGAACAGGAGAAGGATCGCGGAGATCAACGTGCCCGCATGACCGATTCCGATCCACCAGACGAAGTTGATGATCGCGAAGCCCCAGGCCACTGGGACGTTAATGCCCCAAATCCCCGTGCCCTCGACCAGTAGCATCACGATGGAGACGGCGAACACACCCAACAGGCTGAGCGAGATACCGAAGCCGATCCACCAGCCGCGCGGTGCTCCATTTTGCAGAACGACGCGACTGATTTTATCGGTAACGGACCGAACGGTCTCCGACTCGCCGACAATCGGTTCGCGTGCCGTGAGTACCGGCCTGCCGGGGCTCTGCTCCATCAGCTATGCCCTCCCCGCGGCTTCGAAGGCTTTGTGAGCGCGGGACTGGGGTTTCGGACCTCGGCCAGATAGGTCGTCCGTGGCCGCGTATTCAGCTCGGCGAGCACGCCATAGTTTCGGTCGTTCGCCCGTTGTTTGGATACGGCGCTCTCAGGATCGTTGATATCCCCAAAGGTGATCGCCTCCGCGGGGCAGACCTGCTGACACGCGGTCTTGATATCGCCGTCGGCAATCTCCCGACCCTCGTTCTTCGCCTTGGAACGAGACTCGTTCACTCGCTGGATACAGTAGGTGCATTTCTCCATCACACCCCGACTGCGGACGGTCACGTCCGGATTTCGCTGCAGCGCGAGCGTCTCTTCGTCCCAATCGGGATTGAGGTAAAAGTTGAAACGCCGAACTTTGTACGGACAGTTGTTCGAGCAATAGCGAGTCCCGACGCAACGGTTGTAAAC encodes:
- the ctaD gene encoding cytochrome c oxidase subunit I, which codes for MPDLMPPEVEEENYLNAEYGVRSWLLTRDHKRIGLLYLFTLTGMFVLGGLAALGIRLELLTPVGDLMGDDSYNKMFTAHGIIMIFFFLVPSIPAVMGNFLLPLMIGAKDLAFPRLNLASWYIYLLGAALALGAMLTGGVDTGWTFYTPYSTEGSNTNVTMTAMGIFVSGFSSILTGINFLVTIHRMRAPGLTWFRLPLFVWSQYATSIIFILGTPVIAITILLVAAERSLDIGIFDPALGGDPILFQHLFWFYSHPAVYIMILPSMGVVSEIICCFSRNRIFGYKFVAISSLAIALLGFLVWGHHMFVSGQSTNAGLIFSFLSFAVAIPSAVKVFNWTATLYRGSITLKAPMIYALGFIGLFTIGGLTGLFLAALAVDVHLTDTYFIVAHFHYIMVGGALMAYLGALHFWWPKITGRLYSEALAKVSAILVFLGFNLTFFPQFILGYLGMPRRYHVYPDEFQVLNVFSTAGASILGVGYLIPLCYLAYSMRYGPRASANPWGAAGLEWQTPSPPPTENFHTTPVVTDEAYDYRHLDAELAAAEESKA
- the coxB gene encoding cytochrome c oxidase subunit II, which encodes MISRFRLLPEAASTIAGSVDQLYWFIAAISAGFSFAVAGMILFFVIRYRRRETGREHPESDGVLSLEILWSGIPFLISMVMFVWGAVVFLEMRTPPADSMQIFAVGKRWMWKVQHLEGRREINELHIPVGRPVKITMTSEDVIHSFFVPAFRVKQDAVPGRYSEFWFEATKTGEYHLFCSEFCGTQHARMIGKVVVMEPADYQAWLGSTERGGSRLSMAEAGEEAFAELGCASCHGEGDGSRGPSLRGLAGSQIRMPDGTMRVADATYLRQSILQPLAVVRDGWDPVMPSFQGQLTEDRVLELIAYINSLESGDAAAGVSPVAEAIEENEETPWM
- a CDS encoding SCO family protein, translating into MKVLRVFLIISLVIWCSPSEAMEPGSRPTLADEAAAPPAGVLPAAIREVGFDQRIGEDLPLDLMVRDEEGEEVSLGSVLDGRPVVLLPAYYGCPMLCPMTIAGLMRAVRVLAFDASSEYQVIVYSFNEEDGPAEARTQREDALKRYGHDRGRDDIRFLTGEAAAIKTLNEAIGLRVARDEKSGEFAHPSGVVVTTPSGKISRYLFGIEPSPRDLRLALVESAQERLGSFADQILLFCFSYDPDAGQYNRLTLLSMRGMAAATIGLMGCLIGGALWRERRRGRKGPL
- a CDS encoding cytochrome c, with product MIKGRWILGAFAVLLIAGCRQDMHDQPRLEPNSPSKFFANGTSVRPLEPGVVSRDMILDRPGYTEGKIDGAWVVANPRTLDEDLLLRGQERYAIYCSPCHGAIGDGNGMIVQRGYRRPPSLFEPRLLEAADGYLYDVIANGYGVMPAYRAQVTLPDRWAIVAYLRALQLSQHANVDQLSPNELAQLEGGLR
- a CDS encoding DUF3341 domain-containing protein is translated as MSKRISPWGLVAEFPTSSSLLHAIERSREEGYEVLDAFSPYPIEEISEALGHHHSRLPALVLIGAIIGGLGGFGLQYWTSVIDYPLNVGGRPLNSIIAFLPVIFECTILFGALTAVFGMLALNGLPRPHHPVFNSSRFALASQDAFFLSIEARDPKFSVPDTPELMNELGASSVEVVDD
- the nrfD gene encoding polysulfide reductase NrfD, giving the protein MEQSPGRPVLTAREPIVGESETVRSVTDKISRVVLQNGAPRGWWIGFGISLSLLGVFAVSIVMLLVEGTGIWGINVPVAWGFAIINFVWWIGIGHAGTLISAILLLFRQEWRTSINRFAEAMTLFAVASAGLYPILHLGRPWLGYWLFPYPNTMGMWPNFRSPLIWDVFAVTTYATVSLMFWFVGLIPDFATLRDRSESVAGRKIYGTLALGWRGSAEHWHRYETAYLLLAGLSTPLVVSVHTIVSFDFAISVVPGWHATIFPPYFVAGAVFSGFAMVATIAIPLRRAYGLQSFITIKHLDNMAKVMLATGLVVAYGYMMEAFFAFYSANIFEETMMKLRFEGPYSSSYWALILCNVLVPQALWFRKVRRDTRALLFVAIVINIGMWLERYVIVVTSLSNDFLPSSWGLYSPTFWDLATYAGSFGLFGTLLLLFIRFLPMISIFEMKTIVPEAGTAKESEDE